From the Lampris incognitus isolate fLamInc1 chromosome 6, fLamInc1.hap2, whole genome shotgun sequence genome, one window contains:
- the tmpob gene encoding thymopoietin b, translated as MAEFLEDPSVLTKDKLKNELTANNVTLPSGEHKKEVYVQLYLKNLTVLNSKRSPPPDTFSSDDDMPAPLVSSRSRSGRKATRKTDKPPTEVEVTDLTDEDLKEQLAKHGVDAGPIVATTRKLYEKKLEKILDQPPAEAPSVPEKATEITAVPEADSNQNGNTQSDQYSDKEDEEIAAPEPEPIPVVEKPVRSRGKTPVTVRTSSRRQAKAVEENLASGDQTPKKTGESVVEDILANEISTPAGISATCRRPIRGAAGRPLQPSEYWLDESRVQRSVRTETRFYSESVSRVSNMASSTKPPARRGLMSLLLRLLLLIAVVASFYYVYHNLDAERISALKGLLDSAVVPLQSLVDSTVTYLGIGGGSSAEGSSGK; from the exons atgGCAGAATTCCTCGAAGATCCGTCGGTACTCACGAAAGATAAGCTGAAAAATGAGCTCACGGCCAACAATGTGACGCTTCCCAGCGGAGAGCACAAGAAGGAGGTCTACGTCCAGTTGTACCTGAAGAACTTGACCGTCCTGAACAGCAAGAGGAGTCCGCCTCCAGACACCTTCTCCAGCGACGACGACATGCCCGCCCCCCTTGTCTCCAGCAGAAGTCGTTCCGGGAGG AAAGCCACCAGAAAGACAGACAAGCCTCCTACAGAAGTGGAAGTAACAGATCTCACTGATGAAGACTTGAAAGAACAGCTGGCAAAACATGGTGTAGATGCTGGACCCATTGTGG CCACCACCCGTAAGTTGTACGAGAAAAAGTTGGAGAAGATTTTGGACCAGCCACCAGCTGAAGCTCCCAGTGTACCTGAAAAAGCCACAGAAATCACAGCTGTGCCTGAGGCTGACAGCAACCAGAATGGCAACACACAATCTGACCAGTACAGTGATAAGGAGGATG AGGAGATAGCTGCCCCAGAGCCAGAACCAATTCCTGTTGTAGAGAAACCCGTGCGAAGCCGAGGGAAAACGCCTGTCACTGTCAGGACCAGCAGCAGACGACAAGCCAAA GCAGTGGAAGAGAACTTGGCTAGTGGTGACCAGACCCCCAAGAAGACTGGTGAGAGTGTTGTTGAAGATATTCTTGCCAATGAAATTAGCACACCAGCAGGCATCAG TGCCACCTGCAGGCGACCGATTAGAGGGGCAGCTGGTCGGCCGTTGCAGCCCAGTGAGTACTGGCTGGACGAGTCCCGTGTGCAGCGCAGTGTACGCACTGAGACCCGCTTCTACTCAGAGTCCGTCTCCCGAGTCAGCAACATGGCTTCTTCAACCAAGCCCCCAGCCCGACGTGGGCTCATGTCCCTGCTACTCAGGCTGCTGCTCCTCATCGCCGTGGTAGCTTCTTTCTACTACGTCTACCACAACCTGGATGCTGAACGGATCAGCGCCCTTAAGGGCCTCCTGGACAGCGCGGTCGTCCCCCTCCAGAGTTTGGTGGACAGCACGGTCACTTACCTGGGCATCGGAGGAGGAAGCAGTGCTGAAGGTAGCAGTGGAAAGTAA